One Carassius gibelio isolate Cgi1373 ecotype wild population from Czech Republic chromosome A20, carGib1.2-hapl.c, whole genome shotgun sequence DNA segment encodes these proteins:
- the zgc:153896 gene encoding ectonucleotide pyrophosphatase/phosphodiesterase family member 7, with protein MKSELLLVLALFLCVSSKPLSKRRMSNKLLLISFDGFRWDYDQDVDTPNLDKLVKEGVKAKYINPPAITMTSPSHFTAITGRWIEDHGVVHNLMFNVTTGLRLTHKATLKRSEWWDNGPLPLWITAQNQGLKTASFFYPGGGVNYSGQAVDRSVVGYQGQPDDNETEWRQNIDTVMGWFTKEDFDFVTLYYGEPDNVGHAFGPETPERKKIIEQIDRTIGYLREAIHKSGLTDHLNVILTSDHGMTTVKMDSDVEEIKLSKYMSLLNLSRFDLLDYGGFGMITPKEGRQQEVYDALKNAHPNLTVYKKEEIPEHFHIRKHERIQPIVLLADLGFNINSKIILHINKGDHGYSNEEMDMKMIFRAFGPDFRDNFLAEPFDSVSIYPLMCKLLGVVPEANNGSLSDTKDMLVDHVEAGGSSGRIKMSFMLLVLMIIILSLI; from the exons ATGAAGTCAGAACTTCTGCTGGTGTTGGCCTTGTTTCTCTGTGTGAGCAGTAAACCCCTGTCCAAAAGGAGGATGTCTAATAAGCTGCTGCTGATCTCCTTTGATGGTTTCAGGTGGGATTATGACCAAGATGTGGACACACCAAATCTAGACAAACTAGTTAAAGAGGGAGTGAAGGCAAAATATATCAATCCCCCAGCGATCACCATGACATCGCCATCACACTTTACAGCTATTACAG GGAGATGGATAGAGGATCATGGTGTTGTCCATAACCTGATGTTTAATGTTACAACTGGCTTGAGACTCACCCACAAGGCAACTTTGAAAAGATCAGAATGGTGGGATAATGGTCCTTTGCCCCTGTGGATAACAGCCCAGAATCAG GGTCTGAAAACGGCGTCTTTTTTCTATCCTGGAGGAGGAGTAAATTACAGTGGCCAAGCTGTGGATCGTTCCGTGGTGGGATATCAAGGGCAACCTGATGACAATGAGACAGAGTGGCGGCAGAACATCGACACTGTGATGGGATGGTTCACCAAAGAGGACTTTGACTTTGTTACGCTTTATTATGGAGAACCAGACAATGTGGGTCATGCTTTTGGCCCCGAAACCCCAGAGAGAAAAAAGATCATTGAACAGATTGATCGCACTATTGGCTACCTCAGGGAGGCAATTCACAAAAGTGGTCTGACTGATCATCTTAACGTCATCCTGACCTCAGACCATGGCATGACCACTGTTAAAATGGACAGTGATGTTGAGGAGATAAAACTTAGCAAATACATGAGTTTATTAAATCTAAGCCGCTTTGACCTGCTCGACTACGGTGGGTTTGGGATGATCACTCCTAAGGAGGGCAGACAACAGGAAGTTTATGATGCCCTGAAGAACGCACATCCCAATCTGACAGTCTATAAGAAAGAAGAGATTCCAGAACACTTTCACATTCGCAAACATGAGAGAATTCAACCGATTGTACTTCTGGCTGACCTGGGGTTCAATATCAACTCT AAGATCATTTTGCATATCAACAAAGGAGATCATGGATACAGTAATGAGGAAATGGATATGAAAATGATCTTTCGAGCCTTTGGGCCAGACTTTAGGGACAATTTCTTGGCTGAGCCATTTGATAGCGTCAGCATCTATCCGTTGATGTGTAAGCTGTTGGGTGTAGTTCCAGAAGCAAACAATGGAAGTCTCAGTGACACCAAAGACATGCTAGTGGATCACGTTGAAGCTG gtgggAGCAGTGGAAGAATCAAGATGTCTTTTATGCTTCTGGtactaatgattattattttaagctTGATTTAA